Within Campylobacter jejuni, the genomic segment TCCAACGCGGCGTATCTCTCCACCACTTAAAGTAGATATAATGCGACTTTCATACTCAAGCAAACTAAATTCTTTTAAAACGCGTATTATTTTAGATTCTATATTCCAAGCATCTTTACTATCAATCAAAGTCATAAGTGTATCTATTTTTTTAAGATAATCTTTATTACTAGGATCTTCTTCTAATTTTTTATGCAGTATTTCATATTCTTCTAAGGCATTGTAAATTTCTGCAAGCTCTTGCTTGATAGCTTCTTTTACACTTAAATTTGCATTAAAATCAACGGTTTGTGAAAGCATGGCTATGCTTTTTCCATTTTGTCTTATTACTCTACCACTATCTAAAGGAAGTGTGCCTAAAAGCGTTTTTAAAAAAGTAGATTTTCCTTCTCCATTTTTGCCTATAATGGCAATCTTTTCTCCCTCGTTTGCACTAAAATTTGCTTCATTTAAAACTATTTTGTCTCCAAATTTTTTTGAAGCTTCGATTAAATCTATAAGAGCCATTTTTTATCCTTGACTGAGTTTAAAGCTAAAACTAGAACCATGGCCTAAAGTGCTAGAAATTTCAAGATAACTTTTATGTATATTTAAAATTTTCTTTACTAAAAAAAGTCCTAAACCAAAAGAATTATCACTTTTTACATCAATTTTATAAAATTTTTTTGTAATCAATTTTATTTTATCTTCTTCTATGCCTTTTCCAAAATCTTGCACTATTATTTTTTGATCTCTTGCTGTTAAAATGACTTCTTTTTGGCTATATTTTAAAGCATTAGAAAGCAAATTTATAATCACTTGCTCGATTAAAAATTCATCAGCCTTAACTTTCGTGCTTTTACCTTGCAATACAACTCTTTCAAAGCCTGGGTTTTTAGTGATTTTTTCACATAGAAAAAAAAGATCAAATTCTTGCATTTGCAAGGCTCCACTATTAAGATTAAAAACAAAATTAAGCTTATGGGTCAAAGCATTAAGCTTAATGCTTTGACGCGAAATTTTTTCTAGTAATTCCTTTTTTAATTTTTTATCTTCCAATTTCTCGTCTTTTAGCATCTCTAAGCTAAGATCAATCACGCTTAATGGATTTTTAAGCTCATGAGAAATAGCAGAAATCACACTAGCAAGCTGAGTATTTTTTAAAGTAATTTTATCGCTTTGTTTTTTATTTTTTTGAGTATTCTTTAGAATTTTATCCTTAGTTTTTAAAAGTTTCTCATTTAGCAAATTAAATTCTTTAAACATTCCTTTTTCTAATATAACAACTTTATGATTGCCTATAGAATCCAAAAAATCCAAAATTTTATTAAAATTTTTCTCTATTCTTCTACCTAGCAACAACATTAAAATAAAAACAAACAGCAAGCACACTCCAAAACCGATTGCTATTTTTGTCCAAAAAAGTTCTAAATCTAAAAAACGAGGATAAACAATAATAATATATTTATATCCTTTGTAAATAAAGCTTTTAGTAAGAATTTTTTTTGAATTGAAATTTAAAATTTCTCCTTCTTTAAGATTAGAAAAAAAATCAGGATTTTTTACAGAACTTATTTTCATATCATTGTTTAGGATAATAAAATCAGCCCTAGTATCTTTAGCAAAATCCTTGATATTAGCATCATTTAAATGCTCTAAGAGAGAAAATTTTAAAACATCATCAAGGCTTTTGATTTTTTGCTTATATTGTTTTATAAGCAAGAAATTAAGATAAGAATTAGTAAAAGTATAAAAAATAAACCCAAAAATCAAAGCCAATACAACAAAAAAAACTATAAAAATATTTTTAGTTTTTAGCATAATTTATAGCCAACACCTCTAACGCTTATAATATGATCTTTTAGTTTTGGAAATTTATTTCTAAGTCTTGTTAGAGCTATATTGATTGTTTTATCACTTGTAGTATCATCTTTCCAAACACTTTCGCTTAAAAATTGTCTAGTAAGCAAGGTATTTGGATTTTCAAAAAAACATTTTAAAAGCTCATAGTCAAGATTTGAGATTTCTAATTTTTGATTTTTGTAAAAGAATTCATAATTAGCCAAATCCAAAATAAAATCACCAAAAAATAATTTTTCTTCTTCTTTTTTATGGCGTTTTAAAATTGCTTTAATGCGAAGCAAAAGCTCATTAAAATCAAAAGGTTTGCAAACATAATCATCACAACCACTTTCAAAACCTTCGAGTAAATCTTGATGTAAAGCTTTGGCTGTAAGAAAAATAACTGCTTCTTTGTATCCTTGCTCTCTTAAATCTTGAATTTTTTCTAAAGAATCCCCACTTGGCAAATTTCTATCAACTATTAAAAGATCGATTTGCTCATTATCGAGCAAATCTTCAACTCCAAAAAAATCCACCAAAGATATAACTTCATAATCACTAGATTTTAACTTTAAGACAAGTAGTTCGTTCAAATCTACATCATCTTCTATAATTAAAATTTTAAATTTCAACATATTGGACAAATACACACGCCTCTAATTGTTTTAACTCATCTAATACTTCTTTTTGAACTTTTTCATCAATCAAAACAACAGCCAAAGCATACCCAAAACTATCTCTACCAAGTCTAAAATCAGCTATATTGATATTTTTAGCTGCCAAAACAGAACTGATTTTAGCTATAACTCCTGGTATGTCTTTGTTTTTAAAAATAATCATTTTTCCCTTTGGCTTAAAATCAGTTTTAAAGCCATTTAATCCAACTATGCGTTGTTCATTTTCATTAAACACTGTTCCTGAAACACTGATATTTGAATTTTCGGTGATAATTTTAACGCTAAGTTTATTATTATAACCACTATTTGGAAGAGTTTCACAAGATAACTCAACTCCTTTTTCTTTGGCAACAAATTCTGCATTAACATAATTAATTTTTTCTCCTAAAATTCCACCCAAAGCACCAACAGCTGCAAAGGTTAACATAGAATTTACATACTCGCCAATAATTCCTTCAGCCTCTAATTTAATACTTTTTATAGGATTTTTATCAATTTGAACAGCTAAAAAAGCCATTTTAGAAACAAGTTCTATATAAGGAGCTACAAAAGGTGGTAAATCTTCAGTTTTAATTGGTAAATTTAAGGCATTAGGATAAGCCACGCCTCGTGCTGCACTTAATGCT encodes:
- a CDS encoding sensor histidine kinase, whose protein sequence is MLKTKNIFIVFFVVLALIFGFIFYTFTNSYLNFLLIKQYKQKIKSLDDVLKFSLLEHLNDANIKDFAKDTRADFIILNNDMKISSVKNPDFFSNLKEGEILNFNSKKILTKSFIYKGYKYIIIVYPRFLDLELFWTKIAIGFGVCLLFVFILMLLLGRRIEKNFNKILDFLDSIGNHKVVILEKGMFKEFNLLNEKLLKTKDKILKNTQKNKKQSDKITLKNTQLASVISAISHELKNPLSVIDLSLEMLKDEKLEDKKLKKELLEKISRQSIKLNALTHKLNFVFNLNSGALQMQEFDLFFLCEKITKNPGFERVVLQGKSTKVKADEFLIEQVIINLLSNALKYSQKEVILTARDQKIIVQDFGKGIEEDKIKLITKKFYKIDVKSDNSFGLGLFLVKKILNIHKSYLEISSTLGHGSSFSFKLSQG
- a CDS encoding response regulator transcription factor, producing MLKFKILIIEDDVDLNELLVLKLKSSDYEVISLVDFFGVEDLLDNEQIDLLIVDRNLPSGDSLEKIQDLREQGYKEAVIFLTAKALHQDLLEGFESGCDDYVCKPFDFNELLLRIKAILKRHKKEEEKLFFGDFILDLANYEFFYKNQKLEISNLDYELLKCFFENPNTLLTRQFLSESVWKDDTTSDKTINIALTRLRNKFPKLKDHIISVRGVGYKLC